Proteins from a single region of Deinococcus malanensis:
- a CDS encoding ABC transporter ATP-binding protein: MTQHTKGQELVIENLAAGYGKVQVLWDVSVRVGPGEFVAMIGANGAGKTSTLRAVSGVVRPTAGRILLGGQDITSATPSQIVGMGLAHVPEGRELFALMTVRENLELGAAMRPEARSAQAETLERVYTLFPRLRERSGQLAGTLSGGEQQMVAVGRALMAKPSVLVVDEPSLGLSPLMTQTVFGALKAVNAEGVSVLLVEQNVGLSLKLASRAYVLENGQVVNQGTGAVLLADPSVREAYLAL, encoded by the coding sequence ATGACACAACACACGAAGGGCCAGGAACTGGTGATCGAGAACCTGGCGGCCGGCTACGGCAAGGTCCAGGTCCTGTGGGACGTTAGCGTACGCGTCGGCCCCGGCGAGTTCGTGGCTATGATCGGGGCCAACGGGGCGGGTAAGACCAGCACCCTGCGCGCGGTTAGCGGCGTGGTCCGGCCGACCGCAGGGCGGATCCTGCTGGGTGGACAGGACATCACCAGCGCCACGCCCTCGCAGATTGTGGGAATGGGGCTGGCCCACGTGCCCGAGGGCCGTGAACTGTTCGCCCTGATGACGGTGCGCGAAAACCTGGAACTGGGGGCAGCCATGCGCCCCGAGGCCCGCTCCGCACAGGCCGAGACTCTTGAGCGGGTCTATACCCTCTTTCCGCGCCTGCGTGAGCGCTCGGGTCAGCTGGCCGGGACGCTGTCGGGTGGCGAGCAGCAGATGGTCGCGGTCGGTCGCGCCCTGATGGCCAAGCCCAGTGTGCTGGTGGTGGACGAGCCCAGCCTGGGCCTGTCCCCACTGATGACCCAGACGGTGTTCGGTGCACTCAAAGCCGTGAATGCCGAGGGCGTGAGCGTGCTGCTGGTCGAGCAGAACGTGGGCCTGAGTCTGAAGCTGGCCAGCCGTGCCTACGTGCTCGAAAATGGCCAGGTGGTCAATCAGGGCACGGGCGCTGTCCTGCTGGCCGATCCGAGCGTCCGCGAGGCCTATCTGGCATTGTGA
- a CDS encoding class I SAM-dependent rRNA methyltransferase yields the protein MLIPEVPDLVSLLGHRAHLSAQGTTIYRGVHTTETGGAFALDIAGDAGVLSLYQDLSAQEETELATRCAEAAGLAGVYLKRRPVEARHTANVAREWLSPPNPVWGESRSEVTALESGVPFLIRPGGDLSTGLFTDARPAREYVRASAPARVLNTFAYTCGFGLSAALGGAETVKNVDLSRRVLSWGQDNYDLSGLSAPDTDFLYGDVFEWLARLQRRGDRFDLVVLDPPSFARGKTGIWRAEKDYGRLVALAAAVVAPGGRVLALLNHGGVGTEAFGRMIQTGLGQAGRSGRVTSRLTAGEDYPGARHLKIQAWTLD from the coding sequence CTGGTCTCCCTGCTTGGCCACCGAGCCCACCTGAGTGCCCAGGGCACGACCATCTACCGGGGCGTCCACACCACCGAAACCGGTGGAGCCTTCGCGCTGGATATCGCCGGTGACGCTGGAGTTCTCAGCCTCTATCAGGACCTGAGCGCGCAGGAAGAAACGGAGCTTGCCACGCGCTGCGCCGAGGCGGCCGGGCTGGCGGGCGTGTACCTCAAGCGGCGGCCGGTCGAGGCCCGCCACACCGCCAATGTGGCGCGCGAGTGGTTGTCCCCTCCAAACCCGGTCTGGGGAGAATCCCGATCCGAGGTCACGGCGCTTGAAAGCGGCGTGCCTTTTCTGATCCGGCCCGGAGGCGACCTGAGCACCGGTCTGTTTACGGATGCCCGGCCGGCCCGTGAGTATGTACGTGCCTCGGCGCCGGCCCGGGTGCTGAACACCTTCGCCTACACCTGCGGTTTTGGCCTGAGTGCGGCGCTGGGCGGGGCCGAGACGGTAAAAAACGTGGACCTGTCACGGAGGGTCCTGAGCTGGGGTCAGGACAACTATGACCTGAGCGGTCTGAGTGCCCCGGACACGGACTTTCTGTATGGGGACGTGTTCGAATGGCTCGCCCGCCTTCAGCGGCGCGGAGACCGGTTTGATCTGGTGGTGCTGGACCCACCCAGTTTTGCGCGCGGCAAGACCGGCATCTGGCGGGCCGAGAAGGATTACGGGCGTCTGGTGGCCCTGGCCGCCGCGGTAGTAGCGCCGGGCGGGCGGGTGCTGGCCCTGCTCAACCACGGGGGCGTCGGCACAGAAGCATTCGGGCGCATGATTCAGACCGGGCTGGGTCAGGCGGGCCGCTCCGGGCGGGTCACCAGTCGCCTGACAGCGGGGGAAGATTATCCCGGCGCGCGTCACCTGAAAATTCAGGCCTGGACCCTGGACTGA
- a CDS encoding ABC transporter ATP-binding protein: protein MTAVMPASTTPAQGKVVLRAEGLSKRFGGLLAVQNVSFTQYAGEILAVIGPNGAGKTTLLNLLSGVYRPTSGQLWLLGNDVTAHAMEARCHAGLGRAFQIVRPFPEMTVHENVTVGALFGKRGMNLPQARERAYDLLERTGLAAHADKAAHELTLLQDKRLEVARALATQPQVLLLDEVMAGLRPAEAQEAVALVRSVQESGVSVLFIEHIMPVVRDLADRVVVMDQGQVIAEGTYREVTANPQVVSAYLGTETELHA from the coding sequence GTGACCGCTGTGATGCCTGCTTCGACTACACCTGCCCAGGGGAAGGTCGTGCTGCGCGCTGAGGGCCTCAGCAAACGCTTCGGTGGCCTGCTGGCCGTGCAGAACGTCTCGTTTACCCAGTACGCCGGCGAGATCCTGGCGGTCATCGGCCCAAACGGTGCTGGCAAGACCACACTGCTGAACCTGCTATCGGGCGTCTACCGGCCCACCAGTGGTCAGCTATGGCTGCTGGGCAACGACGTCACCGCTCATGCCATGGAAGCGCGCTGTCACGCCGGGCTGGGCCGCGCCTTTCAGATCGTGCGTCCCTTCCCGGAAATGACCGTGCACGAGAACGTCACTGTGGGCGCGCTGTTCGGCAAGCGCGGCATGAATCTTCCTCAGGCCCGCGAAAGGGCCTACGACCTGCTGGAACGCACGGGTCTGGCTGCCCACGCCGATAAGGCGGCCCATGAACTCACCCTGCTGCAGGACAAGCGCCTGGAAGTCGCACGAGCCCTGGCCACCCAGCCGCAGGTGCTGCTGCTGGACGAGGTGATGGCCGGCCTGCGTCCCGCCGAGGCACAGGAAGCGGTCGCGCTGGTGCGCAGCGTGCAGGAGAGCGGCGTCAGCGTGCTGTTTATCGAGCACATCATGCCGGTCGTGCGGGATCTGGCCGACCGCGTGGTGGTCATGGATCAGGGACAGGTGATCGCCGAGGGCACTTACCGCGAGGTCACCGCCAATCCCCAGGTGGTCAGCGCCTATCTGGGTACCGAAACGGAGCTGCACGCATGA
- a CDS encoding SRPBCC family protein, with protein sequence MTSTATSPMISRVEAGRELVLERVFKAPRQLVFDAFSNAEHLSRWWGPRGWEVPHCTVDFRPGGKWHYCMKCVDRAQENFYGMESWGLGIYRDIEEPARIVYTDYFSDSEANINETMPPTLSTLTFEEVEGGTKVVNRAMYSSEDGLKTVMDMGMLQGITETWDRLAEHLESQQEQRS encoded by the coding sequence ATGACCAGCACCGCAACGTCCCCCATGATCTCACGAGTCGAAGCTGGAAGGGAACTTGTCCTCGAACGCGTCTTCAAGGCCCCTCGCCAGCTGGTATTCGATGCTTTTTCGAACGCTGAGCATCTGAGCAGATGGTGGGGTCCCCGGGGATGGGAGGTTCCTCACTGCACCGTCGACTTCCGTCCTGGCGGCAAGTGGCACTACTGCATGAAGTGTGTCGACCGGGCCCAGGAAAACTTCTACGGCATGGAATCGTGGGGCCTGGGCATCTACCGCGACATCGAGGAGCCAGCACGCATCGTCTACACCGACTATTTCTCTGATTCCGAAGCCAACATCAACGAAACCATGCCTCCCACGCTTTCGACGCTGACCTTTGAAGAGGTCGAGGGTGGCACGAAGGTCGTGAACCGGGCCATGTACAGCTCGGAAGACGGGCTGAAGACCGTCATGGACATGGGCATGCTGCAGGGCATCACCGAAACCTGGGACCGTCTGGCCGAGCATCTGGAGTCGCAGCAGGAACAGCGGAGCTGA
- a CDS encoding RelA/SpoT family protein — MSELRALVSGRPQSDRDRVDLAYEFARDAHKGVNRKSGEPYITHPVAVAVILARLGMDTDSVMAGLLHDTVEDVEGVTFESIEELFGPDVRRIVEGETKVSKLSKQGSQQAEVAHTGRDMQAENLRQMLIAMTADIRIIVVKLADRLHNMRTLGSMKPEKQQRIARETMEIFAPLAHRLGIGKIKWELEDLSFQYLQPDDYAYLQSRLRTRQEERDALIQGAVKQLREALEDDLELPEWVGEIDIAGRSKHLWSIHTKMKREGKALEQIFDLLAIRVILTPKDLIVPPGTDEKRRERAEETREKRICYHTVSIVHSMWTPLPGRFKDYIAVPKPNGYQSLHTTVISQSGQPIEVQIRSRRMHEVAEYGVAAHWMYKQGAQLAARDRENWISQLKELQNEINDASDYMDAVKSDILSQRVRVFTPKGLAISLPAGSTSIDFAYHIHTRIGETTVGSRVNGSIVPLSHHLKNGDMVEIVTSKNGKPSKDWLNFAVTRSARAKIRHHFRTQEREDALKRGHDLLERYLRKRHLPVRQLMRTKLLEDATHKLVGTRNPDDLYLALHASKTTPSAVARVLSPSLAQEQASVTPGRRAPVPRPPEPGGVYVEGFTTNSKLSQCCNPIRGDQIMGYLTRGRGVSVHRIDCPNMIRLLKDEPERCVAASWNSGTPGNVIMDLDVIAQDRSGLLADVLGVLAAEKRSPMKLEAGVAADNTATIHLRLAMAGNSDLERLRAALMRVDGVTDLVRGGKSRNGGRARNGASA; from the coding sequence ATGAGCGAACTCAGGGCGCTGGTCAGCGGGCGCCCGCAATCTGACCGCGACCGCGTTGACCTGGCCTACGAATTTGCTCGTGACGCCCACAAGGGAGTCAACCGCAAGAGTGGTGAACCCTACATCACCCATCCGGTGGCGGTCGCGGTCATTCTGGCCCGCCTGGGCATGGACACCGACAGCGTCATGGCCGGGTTGCTGCATGACACCGTGGAGGATGTCGAGGGCGTGACCTTCGAGAGCATCGAGGAACTGTTCGGCCCCGACGTGCGGCGCATCGTGGAAGGGGAGACCAAGGTCAGCAAGCTCTCCAAGCAGGGCAGCCAGCAGGCTGAGGTGGCCCACACCGGGCGTGACATGCAGGCCGAGAACCTACGCCAGATGCTGATCGCCATGACGGCCGATATCCGCATCATCGTGGTCAAGCTGGCCGACCGGCTGCACAACATGCGGACCCTGGGCTCCATGAAGCCCGAAAAACAGCAGCGTATTGCGCGGGAGACCATGGAAATCTTCGCGCCGCTGGCCCACCGGCTGGGCATCGGGAAGATCAAATGGGAACTGGAGGACCTGAGCTTCCAGTACCTGCAGCCCGACGACTATGCCTACCTGCAGTCGCGCCTGCGCACCCGCCAGGAAGAACGTGACGCGCTGATCCAGGGCGCGGTCAAGCAGCTGCGCGAAGCGCTGGAAGACGACCTGGAACTGCCCGAATGGGTCGGCGAGATCGACATTGCCGGGCGCAGCAAACACCTGTGGAGCATCCACACCAAGATGAAACGCGAGGGCAAGGCGCTGGAGCAGATTTTCGACCTGCTGGCCATCCGCGTGATCCTGACACCCAAGGACCTGATCGTGCCGCCCGGCACCGACGAGAAGCGCCGCGAGCGGGCCGAGGAGACCCGCGAGAAGCGTATCTGTTACCACACCGTCAGTATCGTGCACAGCATGTGGACGCCGCTGCCTGGGCGCTTCAAGGACTACATTGCGGTGCCCAAACCCAACGGCTACCAGAGCCTGCACACCACCGTGATCAGTCAGAGCGGGCAGCCTATCGAGGTGCAGATCCGCTCGCGGCGCATGCACGAGGTTGCCGAATACGGGGTGGCGGCCCACTGGATGTACAAGCAGGGCGCGCAGCTGGCGGCCCGCGACCGCGAGAACTGGATCTCGCAGCTCAAGGAACTGCAGAACGAGATCAACGACGCGTCCGACTACATGGACGCCGTGAAGTCCGACATCCTGTCGCAGCGCGTGCGGGTGTTTACGCCCAAGGGGCTGGCCATCAGCCTGCCGGCCGGCAGCACCAGCATCGATTTCGCGTACCACATCCACACCCGCATCGGCGAGACCACCGTGGGGTCACGGGTCAACGGCAGCATCGTGCCGCTGTCGCATCATCTGAAAAACGGCGATATGGTCGAGATTGTCACCAGCAAGAACGGCAAGCCCAGCAAGGACTGGCTGAATTTCGCCGTGACCCGCTCGGCCCGGGCCAAGATCCGTCACCATTTCCGTACCCAGGAGCGTGAGGACGCCCTGAAACGCGGCCACGACCTGCTGGAGCGCTACCTGCGTAAGCGGCACCTGCCGGTCCGTCAGCTGATGCGCACCAAGCTGCTGGAAGACGCGACTCACAAGCTGGTCGGCACCCGGAACCCGGACGACCTGTACCTCGCGCTGCATGCGTCCAAGACAACCCCCAGTGCGGTGGCCCGCGTGTTGTCTCCCAGCCTGGCGCAGGAACAGGCCTCCGTGACCCCGGGCCGCCGCGCCCCGGTGCCGCGTCCCCCGGAGCCCGGTGGCGTGTATGTCGAGGGTTTTACCACCAACTCCAAGCTCAGCCAGTGCTGCAATCCCATCCGCGGCGACCAGATCATGGGTTACCTGACCCGGGGGCGTGGGGTCAGTGTGCACCGCATCGACTGCCCCAACATGATCCGGCTGCTCAAGGACGAGCCCGAACGCTGTGTGGCGGCGTCCTGGAACAGCGGAACGCCCGGCAACGTGATCATGGATCTGGACGTCATTGCGCAGGACCGCAGCGGTCTGCTCGCCGATGTGTTGGGGGTTCTGGCGGCCGAGAAACGTAGCCCCATGAAGTTGGAGGCGGGTGTGGCTGCCGACAATACTGCGACCATTCACCTGCGTCTGGCAATGGCGGGCAACTCCGACCTGGAACGCCTGCGCGCCGCCCTGATGCGGGTTGACGGTGTAACGGATCTGGTGCGGGGTGGCAAAAGCCGCAACGGTGGACGCGCCCGCAACGGAGCCAGCGCGTGA
- a CDS encoding branched-chain amino acid ABC transporter permease, whose product MSHIRNAADTALADVAEKGVLGRTMTRRPDFTVAKLWPLAVFFALALIFPFLPLGDKREFLLQIGFFTLVAGIMALSWDILARSGQVSLAHAAFYGLGAYSYALLIKVGLPWVAAMPAAALLAGLFSLVLGAVTMRLSGMYFAIATLAFTEVVRTVIQNLPESVAGGANGMLVPALLGGNSRGQYLLALSLLLLTVGVSLIVRLTRLHHAFAAIRQGEETARVLGVSIVRYKLAAFFISSVLAALAGVLYAGKTFFINPLETFSLANSIAPLTTSIFGGLYTTLGPVLGATVLRVAEEILHSNVKNGYLVVYGLVLMLSILWLPRGLMGLLRRGKHGGDL is encoded by the coding sequence ATGAGCCACATCCGAAATGCTGCTGACACCGCCCTGGCGGACGTGGCCGAAAAAGGCGTGCTGGGCCGGACCATGACCCGTCGCCCTGACTTCACCGTGGCCAAGCTGTGGCCGCTGGCCGTGTTTTTTGCGCTGGCCCTGATTTTCCCGTTCCTGCCGCTGGGAGACAAACGCGAATTCCTGCTGCAGATCGGCTTTTTCACGCTGGTCGCCGGCATTATGGCGCTGTCATGGGACATCCTAGCGCGCAGCGGGCAGGTCAGCCTGGCCCACGCGGCCTTCTACGGCCTGGGCGCCTACAGTTACGCCCTGCTGATCAAGGTGGGACTGCCGTGGGTGGCAGCCATGCCGGCCGCCGCCCTGCTTGCCGGTCTGTTCAGTCTGGTGCTGGGCGCAGTGACCATGCGCCTGAGCGGCATGTACTTCGCGATTGCCACCCTGGCCTTTACCGAGGTGGTCCGCACCGTCATCCAGAACCTTCCCGAAAGCGTGGCTGGCGGTGCCAACGGCATGCTGGTGCCGGCCCTGCTGGGAGGCAACTCGCGCGGACAGTACCTGCTGGCGCTCTCGCTGCTGCTGCTCACGGTGGGGGTCAGCCTCATCGTGCGTTTGACCCGCCTGCACCACGCTTTCGCGGCCATCCGTCAGGGTGAGGAAACCGCCCGGGTACTGGGGGTGTCGATCGTGCGCTACAAGCTCGCGGCCTTCTTCATTTCCAGTGTGCTGGCGGCACTGGCGGGCGTGCTGTACGCCGGCAAGACCTTCTTTATCAACCCGCTGGAGACCTTCAGTCTGGCCAATTCGATCGCACCGCTGACCACCAGTATCTTCGGTGGGCTCTACACCACCCTGGGCCCCGTGCTGGGCGCCACAGTGCTGCGTGTGGCCGAGGAAATCCTGCACAGCAACGTCAAGAACGGCTATCTGGTCGTGTACGGCCTGGTCCTGATGCTCAGCATCCTGTGGCTGCCACGCGGGCTGATGGGCCTGCTGCGCCGCGGCAAACATGGAGGTGACCTGTGA
- a CDS encoding ArsR/SmtB family transcription factor has protein sequence MNAVTFSALAEPHRFQIVELLLEQPLTVGEIATRLDIRQPQASKHLRVLSDAGVVEMQAVANRRICRLRPEPFQDLDGWLSTYRHLWEDRFDQLDTYLQQLQQTDQDSGVPRTGPTESTPDE, from the coding sequence ATGAATGCCGTCACCTTCAGTGCTTTAGCGGAACCGCACCGTTTCCAGATTGTCGAGCTGCTGCTCGAGCAGCCCCTGACTGTCGGTGAAATCGCCACACGCCTTGATATCCGTCAGCCTCAGGCGTCCAAGCATCTGCGCGTTCTGAGTGACGCGGGGGTCGTGGAAATGCAGGCGGTGGCCAACCGGCGCATCTGCCGTCTTCGTCCCGAGCCTTTTCAGGACCTCGACGGCTGGCTCAGCACCTACCGGCACCTCTGGGAAGACCGTTTCGACCAGCTCGACACTTATTTGCAGCAGCTTCAGCAGACGGACCAGGATTCCGGGGTGCCCCGGACCGGCCCTACTGAGAGCACACCTGACGAGTAA
- a CDS encoding HAMP domain-containing protein: MKYTVVIRQPVPEESLPALEVQLTERFGLNPEQAKRLATRRAGRLMKPTGRARAELLLSVFESIGAQVVLEEVREETGLLSEPFQGVASRPAATSAFAMAGATSGSTAVLDDAPLATAPASGMSAPSWGAAPSAGSVAGWNEEPGGKAAVSAWPEASAPSSTADPFSTSVTAMPSAPFLPDAGSADQVPLVTTPAASQTAAEPQVITATAAPEADVWSDFTGALTITDSSPAKTAAEPAAVITALNEEPGAVTTKRRRSLAQQLTVSTLTPLLLSTGLTLGLLSLILPGLQRQLVQQNAQAVAVAVGTSLDTRNQESVNSQLDTLLSRSAVGFVRVELPDGTTYFRSRNPAVDSIMQARVAEFVRDNPNSGTFQSSGSAADAYREQLKQLEDVGAGESTQAQELRAAIQEPSNSKNDRTAYVTSRLGVIETEDGSRSTVTGATDSADLLYRISVGVPNTQAAANLRNTLLLVLAVSLLALGLAAALALRAARRVVEPIERLVKVADAISMGDLTHPVRAERNDEIGDLAHALERMRLSLEAAMERLRRRKRS; this comes from the coding sequence ATGAAGTACACGGTCGTCATCCGGCAGCCTGTGCCCGAAGAATCGCTGCCCGCACTGGAAGTGCAGCTTACCGAACGGTTCGGACTGAACCCTGAACAGGCCAAGCGTCTGGCCACCCGCCGCGCCGGTCGTCTGATGAAACCCACCGGCCGGGCCCGCGCCGAGCTGCTGCTCAGCGTGTTTGAAAGCATCGGTGCTCAGGTGGTTCTCGAAGAAGTCCGCGAGGAAACCGGCCTGCTCAGCGAGCCGTTCCAGGGTGTGGCCAGCCGGCCCGCTGCCACTTCCGCCTTCGCCATGGCGGGTGCCACGTCGGGCAGTACCGCTGTTCTGGACGACGCCCCACTGGCCACTGCGCCGGCGTCAGGCATGTCCGCTCCCAGCTGGGGTGCCGCGCCGTCCGCCGGATCGGTGGCCGGCTGGAACGAAGAGCCGGGCGGTAAGGCAGCGGTCAGCGCCTGGCCCGAAGCGTCCGCACCGTCCAGCACTGCTGACCCGTTCAGCACCTCCGTGACCGCCATGCCCAGCGCCCCCTTCCTGCCTGACGCTGGCAGCGCTGACCAGGTGCCGCTGGTGACCACCCCCGCTGCCAGCCAGACCGCAGCCGAGCCCCAGGTCATCACCGCCACGGCTGCTCCTGAAGCAGACGTGTGGTCCGACTTCACCGGCGCACTGACCATCACGGACAGCTCGCCGGCCAAGACGGCGGCCGAACCAGCAGCCGTCATCACGGCCCTGAACGAGGAGCCGGGCGCCGTCACCACCAAGCGCCGCCGCAGCCTGGCACAGCAGCTCACCGTCAGCACCCTGACGCCGCTGCTGCTGTCCACCGGTCTGACGCTGGGCCTGCTGAGCCTGATCCTGCCGGGACTGCAGCGCCAGCTGGTACAGCAGAACGCACAGGCCGTCGCCGTGGCCGTGGGAACCAGCCTCGATACCCGCAACCAGGAGTCGGTGAACTCGCAGCTCGACACGCTGCTGTCCCGTTCGGCCGTGGGTTTCGTGCGTGTGGAACTGCCTGACGGCACGACCTACTTCCGCAGCCGCAATCCGGCCGTGGACAGCATCATGCAGGCACGCGTGGCCGAGTTCGTGCGCGATAACCCCAACAGCGGGACCTTCCAGTCCAGCGGCAGCGCGGCCGACGCCTACCGCGAGCAGCTCAAGCAGCTTGAGGACGTGGGCGCAGGAGAAAGCACCCAGGCCCAGGAACTGCGCGCCGCCATCCAGGAGCCGTCGAACAGCAAAAATGACCGCACCGCCTACGTCACCAGCCGTCTGGGCGTGATTGAAACCGAAGACGGCAGCCGCTCCACGGTCACGGGCGCGACGGACAGCGCGGATCTGCTGTACCGCATCTCGGTAGGCGTGCCGAACACCCAGGCAGCAGCCAACCTGCGCAACACGCTGCTGCTGGTGCTGGCCGTCTCGCTGCTGGCCCTGGGTCTGGCCGCTGCCCTGGCCCTGCGTGCCGCGCGCCGCGTGGTTGAGCCGATCGAGCGTCTGGTGAAGGTGGCCGACGCAATCAGCATGGGTGACCTGACCCACCCCGTGCGGGCCGAGCGCAACGACGAGATCGGTGACCTGGCACACGCCCTGGAACGCATGCGTCTGAGCCTGGAAGCCGCCATGGAGCGTCTGCGTCGCCGCAAGCGCAGCTGA
- a CDS encoding tetratricopeptide repeat protein, whose protein sequence is MNLLLAPDLGDLLRLHPQYNAGTVVELLRYLGASGVQWATSSDPDHPLRDALPAARIGIHDLEQADWSWAETEHEQLRSFLGQYPQGRERLNAAARAEREYAAHLQGPLTAAQLLGPGFLELARRYHDDLRAALDEGPGTRWQARRLDEVAAQLQGQDGVVIAPLDDLPGLLDRLPGAQVPDVSSFSAGEMSRVRALADRAWQLREEDDLSALLSALDREPGDAVTPRAELDAAAASIYLAVGQLGDARTLLERAVHALNDDQPRSLAGLTLARLGQVRDAMGDRDLAQRTYRAVLALSYAPRIALDTAKAGLEQPFELVRDTPE, encoded by the coding sequence ATGAACCTGCTGCTGGCTCCTGACCTCGGGGACCTGCTGCGCCTGCATCCGCAGTACAACGCGGGCACTGTGGTCGAACTGCTGCGGTATCTGGGCGCGTCCGGGGTGCAGTGGGCCACGTCCAGCGACCCGGACCATCCGCTGCGTGACGCATTGCCGGCCGCGCGCATCGGCATTCATGACCTCGAACAGGCGGACTGGAGCTGGGCCGAGACCGAGCATGAGCAGCTGCGTAGCTTCCTCGGCCAGTATCCGCAGGGCCGTGAACGACTCAATGCCGCCGCGCGGGCTGAACGGGAATATGCCGCCCACCTGCAAGGGCCACTGACGGCTGCGCAACTGCTGGGTCCGGGGTTTCTGGAACTGGCCCGTCGGTATCACGATGACCTGCGTGCCGCGCTGGATGAAGGTCCGGGCACCCGCTGGCAGGCGCGCCGCCTCGACGAGGTCGCGGCGCAGCTGCAGGGTCAGGATGGGGTCGTGATCGCGCCGCTCGATGACCTGCCCGGTCTCCTTGACCGCCTGCCAGGGGCCCAGGTGCCTGACGTGTCGTCCTTCAGTGCCGGTGAGATGAGCCGGGTCCGCGCGCTGGCCGACCGTGCCTGGCAGCTGCGCGAGGAGGACGACCTGAGTGCACTGCTCTCGGCACTGGACCGGGAGCCCGGCGACGCCGTGACACCGCGCGCAGAATTGGACGCGGCGGCAGCCAGCATCTATCTGGCTGTCGGTCAGCTGGGCGACGCCCGGACCCTGCTGGAGCGCGCTGTACACGCCCTCAATGACGATCAGCCACGCAGTCTGGCCGGGCTGACCCTGGCGCGGCTGGGTCAGGTTCGCGACGCCATGGGTGACCGCGACCTGGCCCAGAGAACCTACCGGGCGGTTCTGGCACTTTCCTATGCTCCCCGGATTGCCCTGGATACGGCGAAAGCCGGGCTGGAGCAGCCGTTTGAACTTGTGCGGGACACTCCAGAGTGA
- a CDS encoding monothiol bacilliredoxin BrxC family protein: MTQATPAENQQVLVPLTTPEEVEQFLTEYPLAAVFKAGTCHKTMQGFGVLETFLQRHELPVGFIRVVDWRPASNHVAQRTGIVHHSPQFILFRDGEVQFEVNNWDITPEALRPIFDTQVPQRTGSAAIATDDNVEPYRRLMRDFVDGRLNEWAFQDQYVTMFRDDASLRSQREFELLSRLFGDPDAYHGGLHQLGAPQDRGDLRARVQALLQELG, translated from the coding sequence ATGACACAAGCCACTCCAGCTGAGAACCAACAGGTGCTCGTACCCCTGACCACCCCCGAAGAGGTGGAGCAGTTCCTGACCGAATACCCGCTTGCTGCTGTCTTTAAGGCCGGAACCTGCCACAAGACCATGCAGGGTTTTGGGGTGCTGGAAACCTTCCTGCAGCGGCATGAGCTGCCGGTCGGCTTTATCCGGGTGGTGGACTGGCGCCCGGCCAGCAACCACGTGGCCCAGCGCACCGGCATCGTGCACCACAGCCCGCAGTTCATCCTGTTCCGCGACGGCGAGGTCCAGTTCGAGGTCAACAACTGGGACATCACTCCCGAGGCGCTGCGGCCAATCTTCGATACCCAGGTGCCTCAGCGCACGGGCAGCGCGGCGATCGCTACCGACGACAACGTGGAGCCCTACCGCCGCCTGATGCGTGATTTCGTGGACGGCCGCCTGAACGAATGGGCCTTCCAGGATCAGTACGTGACCATGTTCCGTGACGACGCCAGCCTGCGCAGCCAGCGCGAATTCGAGCTGCTCTCCCGCCTGTTCGGTGACCCGGACGCCTACCACGGCGGCCTGCACCAGCTGGGCGCCCCACAGGACCGCGGAGACCTGCGTGCCCGCGTCCAGGCACTGCTTCAGGAGCTTGGCTAA